In Treponema vincentii, a single window of DNA contains:
- a CDS encoding ClC family H(+)/Cl(-) exchange transporter encodes MNTNSETGTLLKKRQENKWLLVFESLLTGLLTGLVITGFRLSIAHIKNIRVALYGVIRTVGAPGVVLALAGLALVGLFIGFIITKWPMIKGGGVAQIEGVFMKKLQFSPLSELPLKFIGGVLGIGLGLSMGREGPSVQLGAYVGDAIERLGKRSFTERICLITAGAAAGLSATFNAPFAAIVFALEDIHHHLTPLLLACVMAGSFAGDFAGSAFLGSGPIFRFFTTVEFPLSQFAWLIGLGMFVALVGHGFKQSIYFFQRCYKTLHIPPVLRPVVPFLLSLPVGLWLSYSSGGGDGLIKALTEQSFPLTTLLMFLAVKLLFTGISAGSGAIGGIFVPLLACGATGGALYATALVHLGLLAPEHVNTMILFGMAACFTTVIKAPLTACVIVFETSGALHQLSGLVLTCLTAYLTASFIGSQAHDHILLEQILEAEQGDIQSSSNKHRTYRPQLYELPIGLHSIAALKKVRETDWPQKCRIIGVMHGEHESVPDGNTILYPGDKLIILAEDDTGSLLEQLTGLTDERAK; translated from the coding sequence ATGAATACCAATTCGGAAACAGGCACATTGCTGAAAAAAAGGCAAGAGAATAAATGGCTTTTAGTGTTTGAAAGCCTCTTAACCGGCTTATTGACGGGGCTGGTTATTACGGGTTTTCGTCTTTCGATCGCCCATATTAAGAATATCCGTGTTGCATTATACGGTGTCATTCGGACAGTTGGTGCTCCCGGCGTTGTTCTTGCGCTGGCAGGGTTGGCGCTGGTAGGATTATTTATCGGTTTTATTATTACGAAATGGCCGATGATTAAAGGCGGCGGAGTAGCACAGATCGAAGGCGTCTTTATGAAAAAATTGCAGTTCTCCCCGCTTTCGGAACTTCCCCTCAAATTTATCGGTGGTGTCCTCGGAATTGGACTGGGGCTTTCAATGGGTCGCGAAGGTCCTTCCGTGCAGCTTGGCGCTTATGTCGGGGATGCCATTGAACGGCTGGGAAAACGATCGTTTACCGAACGGATATGTCTAATCACTGCGGGCGCCGCCGCCGGCCTTTCGGCAACCTTTAATGCCCCTTTTGCTGCAATTGTTTTTGCTCTGGAAGATATTCATCATCATTTAACGCCGTTACTCTTAGCTTGCGTTATGGCAGGGTCTTTTGCCGGCGATTTTGCCGGAAGTGCCTTTTTAGGATCCGGCCCGATTTTCCGATTTTTTACAACCGTAGAATTTCCACTGTCTCAATTTGCATGGCTGATAGGACTTGGGATGTTTGTCGCGCTTGTCGGACATGGGTTTAAGCAGTCGATCTATTTTTTCCAACGATGCTATAAAACACTCCATATTCCGCCGGTTCTGCGGCCGGTTGTTCCATTCCTGTTGTCACTGCCGGTCGGGTTGTGGCTAAGTTATTCCTCCGGCGGCGGAGACGGGCTGATAAAGGCACTGACTGAACAGTCCTTCCCACTTACAACGCTGCTGATGTTTTTAGCCGTTAAGCTGCTTTTTACCGGCATTTCTGCGGGATCAGGCGCGATCGGCGGTATTTTCGTACCGCTTCTTGCGTGCGGCGCAACCGGCGGCGCATTGTATGCAACGGCGCTCGTGCATCTCGGTTTATTGGCACCGGAGCATGTGAATACCATGATTCTCTTTGGGATGGCAGCCTGTTTTACTACCGTTATTAAAGCGCCGCTTACGGCTTGCGTTATCGTGTTTGAAACGAGTGGGGCACTCCATCAGCTAAGCGGCTTGGTACTTACCTGTCTAACAGCCTATTTGACGGCAAGCTTTATCGGTTCGCAGGCGCATGACCACATCTTATTGGAGCAAATACTCGAAGCCGAGCAAGGCGACATACAATCTTCAAGCAATAAACACAGAACATATCGCCCGCAACTTTATGAATTGCCGATCGGCTTGCACTCAATTGCTGCATTAAAGAAAGTCCGTGAAACGGACTGGCCTCAAAAATGCCGCATCATCGGCGTTATGCACGGCGAACATGAGTCTGTCCCCGACGGCAATACCATACTGTACCCCGGCGATAAATTGATTATCCTTGCGGAAGATGATACCGGCTCTCTGCTAGAACAACTCACCGGTTTGACCGATGAACGAGCTAAATAA